The DNA region CTAAGAGAGGCGTTGAGGCAACTGTGCCTTGACTATGGGTGGTCCTACGCTGTTTCCTGGAAGTTGGATGTCTTCCAGAATCGAATGTAAGCTAGCATGTCTTGGTTGCTGCCCCTTCTACTATTTCGCCGGATAAGTTTTGGCGAAGATAGGGCTTGTTGATTGGGTTGTGCACAGCTTGGCTGATAAAGAAAGGTTTCTGCTGTTAAATTGTTAACGTGATGATGAGCCGTATCTGACATGTTTTTTGGATAGATGTGCAGAATAAGTTCTTGTTTACATTGAATTTTCCTTCCTTTTTCATTGGCATATAGCAACGAAAAGATACAAGATTTATTAGGTAGGAGAAACTGGAAACTTGTTGTCTTGATATTTGGTCTTGCTTGGATTTTGCTTTGTTAATTTTAGCTATACTCATTTCAGAACGAGTGGAAAGTTTATGATCTTTTGATCGAATTGAATGTTTCcgcattttcttttttttatgaAGACTGTTGTGAAATTTCACAGGCATTTGATCTGGGAAGATGGATACTATAATCAGAAGCCTAGCgtttcaaacatcaaaatctcaATTTCTCTTCCCAAGCAAGAAGATTTGGGTATCAATAGTTACTTCTCTGAGCTAGGCTGTGAAGCAGATGATCCAATAAAAGTTCTGGTCGACAAGATTATGGCATCCCATGTCCATTTTGTCGGAGATGGGTGGGTTTATTTGCATCTGGTCTTTCTTGATATTCACATTGATTTATACATTTCTTCCTATCAGGACAATTACTTAAGAACTTGTATTTTTCAGGTTAGTTGGACAAGTGGCTTCATCTGGAAAATATGTATGGATCAATAAGCATAGATTTGGTTCAATATGTAAGGTATATATCCTGATTGTTATGCACGTCTTCTGTTTGGAATTCTTATTCAACATTGGTTGTCTAGTCAGCATTATTAGTATATAAAACTTTGTATCTTTGCTACCCCACTTGAACCAATTTTTGTATCATTGCGTTCTTGTATTAAGGAAGCAGGCAACAAGAATAGATCTGGTTATTTGGTTGGAATGGTAATCTTGTTGTTTATATATTAGGCTCTTTTTTTAAGTTCTTGAAAATGACTGATTAAGATAGCATAAGCAATCTGTCATGACTTCTATCTGGTCCTAAATCTGAATCAAATTACTCCTACACTACTTGACATGATTCCTTTGTTTAATATACACAAACTAAATTGCATTCTTCTCTAGATTCTTCATAACTGCAGTATTCACCATGCAAACCAATGTATATCTTAGATAGTTAATGTTCATCTCATGAATAAGTATTCATGTTGGATCTGTATTACCTCAATCAATTGCTTTATCCAACTTTGATTAAGCACCTACACGTCAAATTATTTAGGATAGAGTGTTTTTGATTGTAATGGCTTGTTTGCGTCCTAATTGATTTATTTATTCTCTAAGGGTCTTGCTGAGTTGAACTGCCAATTTGCCGCAGGCATACAGGTTAGGCTGTTCATCTTGCTGTTTCTTATTGTTCTCACTCacatattcttctaaaatataattttttttttacattaattatgttaTTCTCAACTTAATTTatgatgtgttgattgtgttgcaGACCATTATAATTATTCCTGTGCTTCCATATGGGGTTATACAATTTGGTTCTACTCAGATGGTATGCTTTTCCCACTATACTACTTTGGAATGGTTCATATTACTAACTTGATTTATCTTGTGCTTTTTTCCCTTTTGCTTCAATCTGCAAATATTGATAAAATTCGTTAAAATACTATGGGGTTCTGATGTGTGTATCCATATTACAGGTTACCGAAAACATGGGATTCATTCATCATATAAGAAGTTTGTTCACAAAGATAACTTATAATTCAAATGATCTTCTATCTGAGGGTACCCAGAAATCTTTGACAGAAGAATGTCAAACATATACATCATGCAGGTCAACTTTTGGTTCTCGATCTACAAATGCATGTCTTAATGTGGATGACAGGCCAAATGTCACTTCTGATTGGTGCAACCCTGACTCCCTCAAACCCCAAGCCCCAAGATCCTTCTCTGAATATGTTTCCTTAGCGTTGTCGCAGTTCAATAAGAAAGTACAACCTTGTGCTTCTCAACTAGTGCCAATGAAAAAGGCTGTAAAGATGGCATATCCTATAGGCAAGCTTATCTTGCAAAGTGCAGATGGCATATTTCATATGCCAGACATACAGTGTATCCAACAGGTACTACTAGATGATACAAACTCCAGATGTCAAAATGAGCATTCTATTTCCAACTCAGTTTTACTGTCTAATACAATAAAAATCTTGGAAGAAGAACTCATGTTTACCTCAGGTGTCAGACCTTTAGAAGCTGCCAACAATGTTTCTGACATTGGCAATATTAATTCAAGTTCAAATTCACCTCGAGTTACTAAATATTTAAGTTCATCTACTAAGCTATCTTTAAGTGGGGCACCTCCAAATTTAGACCAAAGAAGCCATGTGCTTAGACTTCGAAGTACATGGACATCAGAGGTTACCATGGAGCATCCTTTCTCATGCAATGAAGTTGCATATACTCAATCAAATGCAGAGGTAAAAGAAAATGATGATTCAGTTCAAGCTTCACATCTTTATTCTGGTGAATCCAGTGGTCAAGTTTCTTACTTTGATATGCTCCCTAGTGTTCTTCAAGAATGTACAATACACGACCTGAAACCTGTTCAGAGTGATCAAATAGGTAAAAATGTTGATTATGAGGAAAATGGCACTCGTACTCGCATACTGTGTGCACAAAATTTGAAAGAATACAAGCTTCTTCCCACATCGAGTCAAACTTCATCATCTTTGTTTGCTTCAAATGATGATACGTTTCATATGTCAGATGTTAACCAGAAGACATATTGGATAAATGACAATTTGACCGATGTGGTGCATAAGAATTTTACAAATGCTTGTAACTTTATTGATTTACCTAGTCTCCCAGCAGAAACAGATGCTCCTCCCATCCTTGATTCTTTGAATGAACAAATCTCTTATGCTGGGTTGTTTTCCATAGATAACAGTAATCAATTATTGGATGCAGTGATTTCAAAGATCAATCCAGGTGTCAAACAGAGATCAGAAAGTAATGCTTCGTGTAAGAGTACAGTCACTGATACTTATAGTGCAAATTGTGCTAGAACTCCCAATCATGGTGAAGTACATTTGGCAAAGCACATGAAAGATGAGTTTGTTGGTTTTGCACCATTAGTGGTAAAAACAGAGCCTTCACGCATAAGTTATGGCAGATCTTCGTGCAGCAGTGAGAAAAATGGAGAGAACTATCATGAGTCTGGGTTTCATAAGTCTCAAATCAGCCCATGGGTTGGAAGCTGTCACAGTGCTAAGAATGATTATGCATCAGATTCAACTAGTAAAAGGGTTTCAGAAATAGGTAATCTGAACCGAAAGAGGTCTAGACCTGGAGAGCGCCCTAGACCACGGCCAAAAGATCGGCAAATGATCCAAGACCATATCAAGGAGCTTCGAGAAATAATCCCGAATGGTGCAAAGGTACTTTGTTGTAACAAGAAACTCTGAACCTTAGTTTCCAAGTTATGCTTGTTACTATGTAAGAGCACTGGTAATTTATTTTTGCCTTTTGATGTTGGTGGTGGAGCAGTGTAGCATTGATGCATTATTGGAAAAGACTATCAAACACATGCTTTTCTTGCAAAGTGTGACAAAGCATGCTGAAAAACTGAAAGTTGCTGGAGAACCCAAGGTGTGACTTCACTGCATGCTTATTATATGCCATGTGTTTACTTGTTTAGATATGCCAATAGTGACATAGTTCTTTGCCAAAACTTCAAGCCAACACATTACTGTCAGTCACTATCATGATTAAGGTGCCTATCCCAACAAATTAGAGTTAGTTATACTAATCTAATCACTCTATTGAACTTTAACGAGACTACATCACTAATATTCAAATACAGtagttcattttttattttattaacaaATACTTTCTTTAATCTCCTTCAACCCCTTGTATTTTATACTCCAATTATTCAACCCTTCTTACTATCTAACATGTTTATTGTTTGAATCTGTTTTTCTCTTGGTTTGTCAACTATCGAAGCAGTAATAATTGCTCCCAAatgttaatatttattattattattgttttcctTACTACTAACTCTACACATTCACCTCAGCATTACAATCTATCATGCATTAACTTTGTTAAGTGTTGCTTCCAAACAGTTCTCATCCTTATCATTCttctaaaatttttcttttagccTAGCAGGTACAGGACGGCTCATCTCTATTTTGACTATACATTCTTTACTATTTTAATGATATCTTCACTAATAcacctttattattattattattattttaaagttttCCACCGGTAAATCGGGAACGTTTAAGAgaaattcatccattaattttcCGGACTCGATCCTTAGAATATCTCTTTATTATTGAACAATAGATTGAAGATATTGAATTTCTTACTGacagagattttattttattccaTCTTCACTATGCcatcatttttttctttatttttattgaaattaCATTTTAGATATTCAAATTTGGTTTTGTTTATATTAAAACCATTAATTTTTGTAGTTTTCAACCCAATTCAAGTTCTGAATTTAATCTAACTGTAATCATCAATTAGTACAGGGTGGTTTCCATTTTATCAGATTCTTGTATCATTCCCATGCAGATCAGCACTCATCAAGGTGGTTTGCTCTTGAAAGACAACTTTAATGGTGGTGCAACATGGGCATTGGACGTGGGAACCCAACCAATCACCTGTCCCATTGTGGTGGAGGATCTGAACCCTCCTCGTCAATTGCTGGTAGAGGTAAACCATAATACCCTACGCTTATACAAATCCCTCCACGTTTATTCCTCATCGATAAAGCGAAAGCCTCAAGTTGCATTTCCTCACAGATGCTATGTGAGCAGGGATGTTCCTTTCTGGAGATCGCTGACTTCATCAGAGGATTGGGTTTGACCATACTGAAAGGGGTGATGGAAACCCACAAAAACCATGCCTGGGCACGGTTTGCTGTCGAGGTACTACTCTTGATTGTCCCCTCGCATACAACAATAAAAGACTACTGTGAATCTTGCGCAAATCCAATCGCTAAAACTAGGCTGAACAATTATGTGCAGGCGAACAGAGACGTGACTCGGATGGAGATATTCCTTGCACTAATGCAACAGTCAGAACCCTCAGCTGGAAGCAGCATGGGACTACCAAATGCTGGTAATATCAACATGCCTCACCCTATTCTCCAGCCAACCTCTGTTCCTGAAAGAGTCATTTGATTAGTATTCCGGCTCCAATTGAAAGCTGTTTATGCTCATGCTTGTTCTGAATGCCGGCGGCAAGCTTGTCTTGCAGCCACTTCTGTTTTTTTTGACTTGTTCTTGTTTCCCTCTCTTAGCACTTGTTCttattgccaaacatgtagataATTGTGCAGGACTGAATTCAGGTTgttgtttgtttcttttttttttatttcaaagcaTGAAATATAGAAATACAAAATCTAtaaaactcacagtgatctcctatAGTAGATCTTGATCTTCATTTGTCGTCGGAAGAACGATTACGAACGAATCAGAAAGTTTTTCAggattcacaaaccaaatcctacAAAGGTATGTTCTTCTTCGTTGATTACTTGCTCACCACCTCTACCTTTTAATTCTTTGGACGTCTTTTATATAAAGGCAAGCGACAATAATATCGCTcataaaggaggaagatgaaaggtcgttcataaaggaggaagatgaaggggaagaggCATCCTTTTATTTTCGTAACTCCTATATCTCTTACTCGTtcaagtcaatccataaaggttaattagtcacaaacataaattatattttaatcaAGTGACAAAGATCAGAGAAAAACATGAATTAGTCATAAAgatcaaataaaaatattcattCCATATTTTAGGAAAAATGGTTCGTGCAATAACAAGCACACTGAGCAATtaatgctaagaagattgttacaacttacatagctgctctatagaatgaatcaaaccctaattaaattatttttatttatatcaatatgaacatttttaatccctcataatgactattatgtcaataACATGTTTCATATTCAaatattcacaatcatttctACACAATAGAAATGAGTCGgccagtgaataacatcaaaagatataaatatatttaatctttctttttagctagaatctattcattctaatcagtcactttcctagttatgctccatagaccgaatcaacTATAGCCAAttagaaacatgctaaagtaacaTACACTAATTAGAATtttaagtagacagctaaatagtcacttaggataagattgagattaacttgtaatctcaagggtctcacgtAGTAGAGAACCatagatccattctcctactaatCTTATTGTCGCCATAGCATATATGGTATGAATCATATACtcaatgttattctctttactaaaaagagcgtatgttttttctcaaaatttaacattgtatagatttcgatctagacatacctaatgtttaATCTTGAATTCAatatatgaattccaatctggccttaaacagattcagtaaatggtgagttcatttactatgatcattacataaatgatctcatcttgatacaaTTATCAAAGCGACCTTAACTTATAGTATGTCTCTATTTATagctacataagttgtctcataagtaacggtcttatctctatttatatttaacaaatagagatgattgtccatgtgagtggacgaatctcaacctgccaacatgctcatcgTGACTTTTCTTCAAAATGTGACAACGTGTTATATTTTACGAAGTCATAAAGGTTTTCCAatccttgaaatgactctttagtcaatgacttagtaaaaggatctataAACATAttacgtgtagggatgtactAAAAAACTATCtatttcttgtcaacaatatttcttataaaattatatttaatttttatatgcttgcctctgctgtgatatttgggatctttgGAAAAAGCTATAGCAGCTTGATTGTCAtagtacactgtaacaggactctCACTATCTTCAACAATCTTCAAATACTACAGGAACCTTTTCAACCAACATATTGTTGCACAACTAATGTGCAAGCCACATAACTTTCATTTGTAGGTTCCGTGCGATCGACaagaaggggtgaattgccctgaaagaACAAGTATACCCTTCTCAAAACTTACGATTTTGATTAagacaaacactttaataaaagaaactaaaatgcataaaataagtacgagacataaacgatttacttggtttgtaatcggAGAGGTTGCTAATCTAAGGCAAATGAAACTCAACTACTCGACTCCTTCTCCTACACAAGtcgtaggtggagaagccttgtacaggACATTGGCAGCTCAGACTTTGAAGAACAGAGTAAAATAACTCGAATACATAAAATGTTATACAAATGAAGAGCACAAtggctccttttataggctccTTTTAATGCAAGGAGCttaatcgattaggtgatcgattgagaagaaaTCGCGTGAGCACAaaaggcctcccaatcgatcagccgatcgatttagtaaggttttctcataattttGCGAGGCAATCGgaatcgattagtcaatcaatTCTAGGGAAATCTGCAAGAGCATAAAGGCGCtatgaatcgatcggttgatcaaagccttcccaatcgattggaatatgaccATTGCATAGGATGCGAGGTTCAGATGGCTGGGATCGCTTGGATctaatgtggcaatcgattgggagcaaaccTAATCGATAGAAGCCCTAAAGCTCAGATATAAAGGCGACGACGAGCTCAAGCGCAACAACTCTTTACTCCATCTTCTCCGCTAGTTCTTGGAAGCTTAGGGCTgaggtgttgctgcacttccaaacttacaagaggcattcacaaacaacaagagatcaagcaagaaggtttttcatttgtatttgtgaatttacttcttgttttgagttgtattgCTTGTGtgattgtaagaggtttctccacctccggattatTTTTTAGAATGAATGTTTTTGATAGTAGATGGCGTGCTtaatgtggatccttagattagttacctcttcttgaggtggataccaaataaatcctagtgttagcattgGGGAGTTTGTCGCTTCAAGTTTATCCGCTGCAACAACATCTACGAAGTGAGCAATTGAGCaagaagagctattcaccccccacctTCTAGTTCCAAAGTgtcccaacaagtagtatcagagcgaggctaCTCTTCACCTGACTCATTGCCGgaaagggcaacgagctagaagaagaagaagaagttgaagtcccaattttatcaagtcaaagacttcatcaaaagattcaacttcaacttcaagatggatttccgagatggactcagatTCAACACAAGGATGCATCCACCATTCATATCtataagcttcgattcttggaaatcaagaatcaaaaacttcTTCACGATGGAGATAgcgcaatggtttgctctaatacaAGACTTTGAAGTTCTAAAGAATTTAGAATGTAAAATTCTCAAGGAAATCAATTGGAGCAAGGAGCAAATGCAAAGAAGCGAgactaatgacaaagtgaccaaattattggtcaatttattgctgTGCAATATCATATGTAAAATTGGGGATTATCAAGAtatcaaggagctttggagcaagttggcaagaATTCacgaagaaccctccactacatcaaatcaagaaaaatccaaagagagcaactcattgaatcaagaagaagaggaaggaaattcagaggttgagagatgttcaacattcgaagaagaagaaagtgaagaagAGTCATTCTCAAGAGagcacaaagacaatggaaaagGAGTGTACTCCTTATTTTATGTgcatgaggatgaagatgaagaggcctccacctctagaattgagggggagtgtcaattattgacaccggagcaagaagaggcttaTACTTCTGGGTCAAATAGAGAGGAAGATAATGTCACCTCcataagtcaagcaaaatcaaatggaggatttaatgtcatccctacatgtgaatgtataaaaattttaaattataataatataaatcacattatatgctttgagtgtggggAAAGAGGACATTACAAAAATAAGTACCCTAAGTtaaccaagaagaagggtcaagtggcacccaaggctaaggagaagccaaaggaggttgATTCCGtggtacgcaaaggcaaggagcatattatgtatgtttcttgcaatcaaagaggatattatcggagtcaatgtccaaaagAGAAAAAaccaaccaaagtcaaaggaggaagctcaaatcaagggggagcacTCAAGAGCAAACATAAGATATCATTTATTAAAGCAattcctttgaaaatgataaaaaaaaaaaaaaaagtatgctAGTTTAAATATATATCACTTTAATacaatttattatgaaaataggaagcatgatagggttaaagaaaaatatatagcaTATCATACTAAAACGATCTCACCTAAAGTTAGGAATGTAGATAATAATTCTAAGGATCTTagatataagcctagaaatagaaatgccaaaggaaatttagaaaaattcacaTCCAAGGATTTAataatggaaaatcaagtcttaagatcaagacttgataaattggaaaagattctaaaaagaatgaaaaatatctttAAGGGGCAAAATGGACAAAACCTAGGAATAGATAAGGAAGAGTCAttcaatgaccatagaggtttgggatacaaaactAAAGCTAAGAAGAATGAGTCTTTATAcaatagagttccatatagctatggaattaaccctaggtctaggagtcaagtcaaggttacaagggaggttaTCTCTAAAATTTATCTTGAAAAGACTAacatgactaaggcttctaagaagtctaagaaagttactAAAAATGTCACAAGGGAAATTATCTCTAGAGTTGACTTAGAGAAATCAAGTATGACTAAGGCTTCAAGAAGCCTAGGAATGTTATTAGGAAGGTATCaaaggaagtcatc from Zingiber officinale cultivar Zhangliang chromosome 4B, Zo_v1.1, whole genome shotgun sequence includes:
- the LOC121975313 gene encoding transcription factor LHW-like isoform X3, with protein sequence MASHVHFVGDGLVGQVASSGKYVWINKHRFGSICKGLAELNCQFAAGIQTIIIIPVLPYGVIQFGSTQMVTENMGFIHHIRSLFTKITYNSNDLLSEGTQKSLTEECQTYTSCRSTFGSRSTNACLNVDDRPNVTSDWCNPDSLKPQAPRSFSEYVSLALSQFNKKVQPCASQLVPMKKAVKMAYPIGKLILQSADGIFHMPDIQCIQQVLLDDTNSRCQNEHSISNSVLLSNTIKILEEELMFTSGVRPLEAANNVSDIGNINSSSNSPRVTKYLSSSTKLSLSGAPPNLDQRSHVLRLRSTWTSEVTMEHPFSCNEVAYTQSNAEVKENDDSVQASHLYSGESSGQVSYFDMLPSVLQECTIHDLKPVQSDQIGKNVDYEENGTRTRILCAQNLKEYKLLPTSSQTSSSLFASNDDTFHMSDVNQKTYWINDNLTDVVHKNFTNACNFIDLPSLPAETDAPPILDSLNEQISYAGLFSIDNSNQLLDAVISKINPGVKQRSESNASCKSTVTDTYSANCARTPNHGEVHLAKHMKDEFVGFAPLVVKTEPSRISYGRSSCSSEKNGENYHESGFHKSQISPWVGSCHSAKNDYASDSTSKRVSEIGNLNRKRSRPGERPRPRPKDRQMIQDHIKELREIIPNGAKCSIDALLEKTIKHMLFLQSVTKHAEKLKVAGEPKISTHQGGLLLKDNFNGGATWALDVGTQPITCPIVVEDLNPPRQLLVEMLCEQGCSFLEIADFIRGLGLTILKGVMETHKNHAWARFAVEANRDVTRMEIFLALMQQSEPSAGSSMGLPNAGNINMPHPILQPTSVPERVI
- the LOC121975313 gene encoding transcription factor LHW-like isoform X1, with the protein product MGLPLREALRQLCLDYGWSYAVSWKLDVFQNRMHLIWEDGYYNQKPSVSNIKISISLPKQEDLGINSYFSELGCEADDPIKVLVDKIMASHVHFVGDGLVGQVASSGKYVWINKHRFGSICKGLAELNCQFAAGIQTIIIIPVLPYGVIQFGSTQMVTENMGFIHHIRSLFTKITYNSNDLLSEGTQKSLTEECQTYTSCRSTFGSRSTNACLNVDDRPNVTSDWCNPDSLKPQAPRSFSEYVSLALSQFNKKVQPCASQLVPMKKAVKMAYPIGKLILQSADGIFHMPDIQCIQQVLLDDTNSRCQNEHSISNSVLLSNTIKILEEELMFTSGVRPLEAANNVSDIGNINSSSNSPRVTKYLSSSTKLSLSGAPPNLDQRSHVLRLRSTWTSEVTMEHPFSCNEVAYTQSNAEVKENDDSVQASHLYSGESSGQVSYFDMLPSVLQECTIHDLKPVQSDQIGKNVDYEENGTRTRILCAQNLKEYKLLPTSSQTSSSLFASNDDTFHMSDVNQKTYWINDNLTDVVHKNFTNACNFIDLPSLPAETDAPPILDSLNEQISYAGLFSIDNSNQLLDAVISKINPGVKQRSESNASCKSTVTDTYSANCARTPNHGEVHLAKHMKDEFVGFAPLVVKTEPSRISYGRSSCSSEKNGENYHESGFHKSQISPWVGSCHSAKNDYASDSTSKRVSEIGNLNRKRSRPGERPRPRPKDRQMIQDHIKELREIIPNGAKCSIDALLEKTIKHMLFLQSVTKHAEKLKVAGEPKISTHQGGLLLKDNFNGGATWALDVGTQPITCPIVVEDLNPPRQLLVEMLCEQGCSFLEIADFIRGLGLTILKGVMETHKNHAWARFAVEANRDVTRMEIFLALMQQSEPSAGSSMGLPNAGNINMPHPILQPTSVPERVI
- the LOC121975313 gene encoding transcription factor LHW-like isoform X2; the encoded protein is MGLPLREALRQLCLDYGWSYAVSWKLDVFQNRMHLIWEDGYYNQKPSVSNIKISISLPKQEDLGINSYFSELGCEADDPIKVLVDKIMASHVHFVGDGLVGQVASSGKYVWINKHRFGSICKGLAELNCQFAAGIQTIIIIPVLPYGVIQFGSTQMVTENMGFIHHIRSLFTKITYNSNDLLSEGTQKSLTEECQTYTSCRSTFGSRSTNACLNVDDRPNVTSDWCNPDSLKPQAPRSFSEYVSLALSQFNKKVQPCASQLVPMKKAVKMAYPIGKLILQSADGIFHMPDIQCIQQVLLDDTNSRCQNEHSISNSVLLSNTIKILEEELMFTSGVRPLEAANNVSDIGNINSSSNSPRVTKYLSSSTKLSLSGAPPNLDQRSHVLRLRSTWTSEVTMEHPFSCNEVAYTQSNAEVKENDDSVQASHLYSGESSGQVSYFDMLPSVLQECTIHDLKPVQSDQIGKNVDYEENGTRTRILCAQNLKEYKLLPTSSQTSSSLFASNDDTFHMSDVNQKTYWINDNLTDVVHKNFTNACNFIDLPSLPAETDAPPILDSLNEQISYAGLFSIDNSNQLLDAVISKINPGVKQRSESNASCKSTVTDTYSANCARTPNHGEVHLAKHMKDEFVGFAPLVVKTEPSRISYGRSSCSSEKNGENYHESGFHKSQISPWVGSCHSAKNDYASDSTSKRVSEIGNLNRKRSRPGERPRPRPKDRQMIQDHIKELREIIPNGAKCSIDALLEKTIKHMLFLQSVTKHAEKLKVAGEPKISTHQGGLLLKDNFNGGATWALDVGTQPITCPIVVEDLNPPRQLLVEGCSFLEIADFIRGLGLTILKGVMETHKNHAWARFAVEANRDVTRMEIFLALMQQSEPSAGSSMGLPNAGNINMPHPILQPTSVPERVI